Genomic DNA from Clavibacter michiganensis:
ACCGACCAACGAGCGCCTCGGACGCGTGCGGTCCGGCCTCTCCTGCCGCAGTCTCTTCCTCGTCAGCAACACCGACTCGTCAGCACCACCGACTCGTCGACACGACAGATCAATCCGACCCCCTATACGGAAGAGGACGAAATCATGAGCAAGCTGAAGTCGAAGACCACGAAGACCATCGCCGCGGCCACCCTGAGCGGAGCCCTGATCGCCGGGCTCAGCGGATTCGCCGCGGCCCCCGCCCAGGCGGCTGAGCCGGCGCCCGCCGCGTCCAGCGAGGTGAACAGCCCCATCACGGGCAGCGTCAACCTCGATCCCGTCGCCATCATCGCCGCGGTCAGCGCCGCGGTGAACGACCAGGGCGACCGCAACGGCGCCGTGCTCGCCGCGCTCGACGTGGGCTACTACAACGCGGGCAACCCCGACCGCCTCACCGTCGCGGTCGTCAACAAGAACCAGCCCATCGACGTCACCGGCGCGATCGTCGATGCGCAGCCCATCGACATCAAGGGCGGCAGCTACGTCATCTACTGGTTCGACGGACCCGGTCGCGTCACCAACAACGGCGACGGCGGCTTCCTGAACTGGGGCGTGCTCGGCAACCAGGTGAAGACGGACAACGTCATCAGCATCAACGGCGGCTGATCCCCTCGAGAGCGCTGCACCGCGACCGCCCCGTCATCCTCCTGAGATGGCGGGGCGGTCGTCCGTCGTGCCCGTGATGGCCCGGGGTCGCCGCACGCGCCGCGACCGGATCACGCCGCGCACGAACGCGACCGACACCAGCGCCGTGCGGTTCGGCGCGTTCCAGCTGCGCATCAGCCGGCCGAGGTGCCACGCGACGGCCTGTCTGCTGTAGGAGGTGGCGCGCGCGATCTCGTCGTTCGACATGCCGTACGCGGTGAGCGCGAGCATCCGCTCCTCCACGTCGTCGAGGTCGGGGGCGCGGGCCACGAGGTCGAGCTCGGGCTCCGGCTCGGGTTCCGCCGCCGGATCCGCGACGGCGGACCCGGGCACGGTCACGACGACGGGCACGGCGGCCGGCACCGCGGGCCGCGCGGCGTCCTCCGCGCGGTGCTGCGCCCACGCCTCCACCCAGCAGGTGCCGAGCTCGTGCGCCACGTGCGATGCCCGGGCCATCGCGACGATCAGCATCCCGTTCCGCTCCGCGACGGCCGCCTGCATCACGAGGGCGAAGACGCGCAGCGCGGGCAGCGCACCGCGGAGCGCGACGGAGAGGTCGACGTCCGGCTCGGCGGCGCTGCGCCGGGCGACGCCCCGCAGGTCCTCGAGGCAGGCCGCGGGGAGCGGGCGCCCGTGCTCGACGGACGAGAGCGCGGATCCCAGCACCAGCGGCACGATCTCCGCGTACCGGAGCCGCAGCCAGTCGCGTCCGGCGGGCCGCACCTCGTCGAGCGGGCACTGCAGCAGCAGCGCGTGGAACTCGTCGACGCGGGCGTCGAGCCGGAGCCCCAGCGGTTGTCCCGGGCGCAGGGCCCTCGCGTGCTCGGCACCCCGGACGTCGCTCATCGGATCCCCCCCCAGGAATGCGCGCGAGGCGACGACGATGCGTCCTCCCCCGATCACGAACGTCCCACAGTCCGCGCCCCGGCTCAAGGGCACGGACGTGAACGGGGCTCGCGCCGACCCGCTCGATATCGTGGGCCCACCCGCGTGACCCGCGCGGCAGCACGAGGAGGAGCCCCCATGAGCAGCTACGCCGTCACCGATCCGACCACCGGCGAGACCGTCGCCGAGCATCCGGAGATCACCGACCAGGAGCTGCAGGAGGCGATCGCCGCCGCCGAGGGCGCGTACCGCGGCTGGTCGCGTCGCACCACGATCGCCCAGCGCGCCGCGCTCGTCGCGCGCGTCGCCGAGCTGCACGTGGAGCGCCGGGACGAGCTCGCCCGGATCATCGTGCGCGAGATGGGCAAGCCGCTCGACCAGGCGCTCGGCGAGGTCGACTTCGCCGCCGACATCTACGCCTACTACGCCCGGAATGCCGAGGAGTTCCTCGCCGACGAGGCCATCGAGCTCGCCGACGGCACCGGATCCGCGTTCGTGCGCCGCTCGGGCCTCGGCGTGCTGCTGGGGATCATGCCGTGGAACTTCCCCTACTACCAGGTGGCCCGGTTCGCGGCGCCGGCCATCGTCACGGGCAACGCGATCCTGCTCAAGCACGCGCCGCAGTGCCCCGAGTCGGCCGCGGCGATCCAGCGCATGTACCGCGACGCGGCCGCCGAGCTCGGCGCCGACCCGGGCGTCTACGTGAGCGTGCTCGCGACGAACGCGCAGATCGAGGGCGTGATCGCCGACCCGCGCGTGCAGGGCGTCTCCGTCACGGGATCCGAGCGCGCGGGCGCCGCCGTCGCGGAGATCGCCGGCCGGCACCTCAAGAAGGTCGTGCTCGAGCTCGGCGGATCCGACCCCTTCATCCTCCTGTCGACCGACGACCTCGAAGCCGCCGTCACCGATGCCGTGAACGCGCGCCTCGACAACAACGGCCAGTCCTGCAACGGCGCCAAGCGCTTCCTCGTGATCGACCACCTCTACGACGAGTTCGCCGCCCGCTTCACGGCGGAGCTCACAGCGGCGCAGCCCGCGGATCCGATGGCCGACGGCACCCTGCTCGGCCCGCTCTCCTCGCGCGCCGCGACCCAGCGCCTCACGGAGCAGCTGGCCCGCGCCGTGGATCAGGGCGCCACCGTGCTCGCGAGCGGCGAGCCCGTCGGCAACCTCTTCCCGCCGGCCGTGCTCGCCGACGTGACGCCCGAGATGGACGCCTAC
This window encodes:
- a CDS encoding NAD-dependent succinate-semialdehyde dehydrogenase: MSSYAVTDPTTGETVAEHPEITDQELQEAIAAAEGAYRGWSRRTTIAQRAALVARVAELHVERRDELARIIVREMGKPLDQALGEVDFAADIYAYYARNAEEFLADEAIELADGTGSAFVRRSGLGVLLGIMPWNFPYYQVARFAAPAIVTGNAILLKHAPQCPESAAAIQRMYRDAAAELGADPGVYVSVLATNAQIEGVIADPRVQGVSVTGSERAGAAVAEIAGRHLKKVVLELGGSDPFILLSTDDLEAAVTDAVNARLDNNGQSCNGAKRFLVIDHLYDEFAARFTAELTAAQPADPMADGTLLGPLSSRAATQRLTEQLARAVDQGATVLASGEPVGNLFPPAVLADVTPEMDAYREEFFGPVAALYRVRSEEEAVALANDTPFGLGSYVYTTDPEQAMRVADGIDAGMVWVNLVLGDAAELPFGGVKRSGSGRELGRHAVDEFANRKLIRIA
- a CDS encoding helix-turn-helix transcriptional regulator — translated: MSDVRGAEHARALRPGQPLGLRLDARVDEFHALLLQCPLDEVRPAGRDWLRLRYAEIVPLVLGSALSSVEHGRPLPAACLEDLRGVARRSAAEPDVDLSVALRGALPALRVFALVMQAAVAERNGMLIVAMARASHVAHELGTCWVEAWAQHRAEDAARPAVPAAVPVVVTVPGSAVADPAAEPEPEPELDLVARAPDLDDVEERMLALTAYGMSNDEIARATSYSRQAVAWHLGRLMRSWNAPNRTALVSVAFVRGVIRSRRVRRPRAITGTTDDRPAISGG